A single genomic interval of Sulfurovum sp. TSL6 harbors:
- the secG gene encoding preprotein translocase subunit SecG, which produces MTSTLLIVQIVLAIAITIAVLLQKSSSIGLGAYSGSNESVFGAKGPTGFLAKLTFTLAFAFIVNTLVLGYLYTTANTSSVADSIVPANNAAVPAVPATQENTAPSAPAAPTAN; this is translated from the coding sequence ATGACATCAACACTTTTAATCGTACAAATCGTACTTGCAATAGCGATCACAATCGCAGTACTGCTACAAAAAAGTTCAAGCATAGGGCTTGGCGCATACAGTGGAAGTAATGAATCTGTATTTGGTGCAAAAGGACCAACAGGTTTTCTTGCAAAACTTACTTTCACACTTGCCTTTGCATTTATCGTAAATACTTTAGTATTGGGATACCTGTACACTACAGCAAATACTTCATCTGTTGCAGATAGTATTGTTCCTGCAAATAATGCCGCGGTACCAGCAGTGCCAGCAACACAAGAAAATACTGCACCTTCAGCACCAGCTGCACCCACTGCAAATTAA
- the frr gene encoding ribosome recycling factor yields the protein MVNEIFEQTKENMQKSIDALKRDFATLRTGKVTTGIVDNIKVDYYGTMTALNQVGNVIATDATTISITPWEKSLLPDIEKAIQEANIGVNPNNDGDFIKLFFPPMTSDQRQEIVKQAKGMVEHAKVAVRNVRKDGNDKIKKLEKDKELSEDESKKAQDQIQKLTDEHVAKIDEAFKIKEADILKV from the coding sequence ATGGTAAATGAGATCTTCGAACAGACAAAAGAGAATATGCAAAAAAGTATCGATGCCCTTAAGCGAGACTTTGCGACACTTAGAACAGGAAAAGTCACGACTGGTATCGTAGACAATATCAAAGTAGATTATTACGGCACGATGACTGCGTTGAACCAAGTAGGTAATGTTATCGCTACAGATGCGACTACCATTAGTATCACTCCTTGGGAGAAATCACTTCTGCCAGATATTGAAAAAGCGATCCAAGAAGCAAATATCGGTGTAAACCCTAACAATGACGGTGACTTCATCAAACTCTTTTTCCCTCCAATGACAAGCGATCAGAGACAAGAGATCGTTAAGCAGGCAAAAGGGATGGTTGAACATGCAAAAGTCGCTGTTAGAAATGTTAGAAAAGATGGCAATGACAAGATAAAAAAACTTGAGAAAGACAAAGAACTCAGTGAAGATGAGTCAAAAAAAGCGCAAGATCAAATACAAAAATTAACCGATGAGCATGTAGCCAAAATAGATGAGGCTTTCAAAATAAAAGAAGCTGATATCCTTAAGGTTTAA
- a CDS encoding methyltransferase domain-containing protein: MSNVIQEFSRFAHEYDSYNVIQAEVAKALVEKLPLSHYTTLIDIGCGSGEVYKNLEKHNLSFDRLLVLDSSPEMLEIHPSSKKIKKICADFNKLQTFENLSFSPGNLLLSSSALQWSQDLDFTLSEISKKSSHAYFAIFTSNTFKTLHETAQISSPIYSEALLRETIEKYYCAEFEVKKYKLHFESVRAMFHYIKKSGVSGGEKQLTYKQTKELMKNYPLDYLEFEVLFVKATSLVLPSA; the protein is encoded by the coding sequence ATGTCTAATGTTATTCAAGAGTTTTCTCGTTTTGCACATGAGTATGATAGCTATAATGTCATCCAGGCAGAGGTTGCCAAAGCATTGGTAGAAAAGCTGCCTCTTTCACATTATACGACGCTTATAGATATTGGATGTGGCAGTGGAGAAGTCTATAAGAACCTGGAGAAACATAATCTTTCCTTTGATCGGCTTCTTGTGCTGGACTCTTCTCCCGAGATGCTGGAGATACATCCCTCTTCAAAGAAGATCAAAAAAATATGTGCAGATTTCAATAAGCTTCAAACATTTGAGAACCTTTCATTTTCACCAGGGAATCTTCTTCTCTCCTCTTCCGCTTTACAATGGAGCCAAGATCTGGATTTCACGCTTTCTGAGATCTCAAAAAAGTCATCCCATGCCTATTTTGCTATTTTTACATCCAATACTTTCAAGACCTTACATGAAACAGCCCAAATTAGTTCACCTATTTATTCTGAAGCTTTATTGAGAGAGACGATCGAGAAATATTATTGTGCTGAATTTGAAGTAAAAAAATATAAACTTCATTTTGAGAGTGTACGCGCAATGTTTCACTATATTAAAAAAAGTGGGGTAAGCGGAGGAGAAAAACAGTTGACATACAAACAGACCAAAGAACTGATGAAAAACTATCCTTTGGATTATCTGGAGTTTGAAGTGTTGTTTGTGAAAGCTACTTCTTTAGTGCTTCCTTCTGCATAA
- the pyrE gene encoding orotate phosphoribosyltransferase, protein MQKSYDVEKAYKEANALLEGHFLLASGNHSNRYLQSAKVLEYPKKASLLTDALAEMIRSHGIEVDTVCAPALGGVLAGYELARSLDVRSIFVEKKEGGMELRRGFEVTKGEKIIICEDIITTGGSALKAAHAIEALGGEVVAFASLANRGFCKRVGSESEAKEECSLPNNVPLFALDDFTFEMFTPEECPMCKEGSTAIKPGSKG, encoded by the coding sequence ATGCAAAAATCCTATGATGTAGAAAAAGCATATAAAGAGGCAAATGCTCTTCTTGAAGGTCACTTTCTTCTAGCAAGCGGCAATCACTCAAACAGATATCTTCAAAGCGCCAAGGTCCTTGAATATCCTAAAAAGGCCTCTTTGCTCACTGATGCTCTAGCAGAGATGATCCGGTCACATGGTATTGAAGTAGATACTGTGTGCGCACCTGCTTTAGGGGGTGTACTTGCAGGTTATGAACTTGCACGTTCACTTGATGTGCGTTCTATCTTTGTTGAGAAAAAAGAGGGAGGTATGGAGTTACGTCGTGGTTTTGAAGTAACAAAGGGTGAGAAGATCATCATCTGTGAAGACATTATCACAACTGGCGGTTCTGCATTAAAAGCTGCCCATGCCATAGAAGCACTAGGTGGTGAGGTTGTTGCTTTCGCATCACTGGCAAACAGAGGTTTTTGTAAACGCGTAGGTAGTGAGAGCGAAGCAAAAGAAGAGTGCAGTCTGCCAAATAATGTACCACTCTTTGCACTTGATGATTTTACTTTTGAAATGTTCACTCCAGAGGAGTGCCCTATGTGTAAAGAAGGAAGTACTGCTATCAAACCAGGGAGCAAAGGGTAA
- a CDS encoding thiamine-phosphate pyrophosphorylase, which yields MTKEETSEKVARLIDANLNRLKEGIRVIEDINRYIYDDQSLTSALKQLRHKLQPAYDQNRLQYRDIENDVQKESITSELSRSSINDLVIANFSRAQESARVLEESFKLIDHTLSELFKEVRYGLYAVEKSFFMQKEALKK from the coding sequence ATGACTAAAGAAGAGACTTCGGAAAAGGTTGCGCGTCTTATCGATGCCAATCTTAACCGACTTAAGGAAGGTATACGGGTGATAGAAGACATCAATCGTTATATCTATGATGATCAATCTTTAACTTCTGCCCTTAAACAATTACGACATAAACTTCAGCCTGCTTATGACCAAAATCGTTTACAATACAGAGATATAGAAAATGATGTACAAAAAGAGAGTATTACTTCTGAATTGTCTCGCAGCAGTATCAATGACTTGGTCATAGCAAACTTTTCAAGAGCCCAAGAGTCTGCACGTGTCCTTGAAGAGAGTTTTAAACTGATAGACCATACCTTGTCGGAACTTTTCAAAGAAGTCCGTTATGGTTTGTATGCGGTAGAAAAATCCTTTTTTATGCAGAAGGAAGCACTAAAGAAGTAG
- a CDS encoding Bax inhibitor-1/YccA family protein, with protein sequence MALYDRDYTSVEAGYVQEGASVSFMKQTYQLLAASMIAAAAGAYATMPYAETIMQYKWFIFGAELLVLFFGLSMTRGKAGLNMAMLFIFTFLTGVSLVPLLATLIGAGNGAVIGNAFLMTSVLFGALSLFAINSKTDYSSWGKPLFITLIVVIIASLVNMFILQSPMMHVIITAGILLLFSIFTIYDTQNIANGAYDSPVDAAVSLYLDFLNMFTALLQLLGIFGSDD encoded by the coding sequence ATGGCTTTATATGATAGAGACTATACGTCAGTAGAAGCTGGCTACGTTCAAGAAGGCGCATCTGTAAGCTTTATGAAACAAACATATCAACTCTTGGCTGCGAGTATGATCGCTGCAGCAGCGGGGGCTTATGCAACGATGCCTTATGCTGAGACGATCATGCAATACAAGTGGTTCATTTTTGGTGCAGAACTTTTAGTACTTTTCTTTGGACTTAGCATGACAAGAGGTAAGGCTGGACTTAACATGGCTATGCTTTTCATCTTCACTTTTTTAACAGGTGTCTCTTTGGTACCACTTTTGGCTACACTCATCGGTGCAGGTAATGGTGCGGTAATAGGGAATGCTTTCCTTATGACCTCTGTTCTTTTTGGTGCGTTGAGTCTGTTTGCTATTAACAGTAAAACAGATTACTCAAGTTGGGGAAAACCGCTTTTCATCACGCTGATCGTAGTGATCATCGCGTCACTGGTAAATATGTTTATACTTCAAAGTCCGATGATGCATGTCATTATTACTGCAGGTATCTTACTTTTATTTAGTATCTTTACTATCTATGATACACAGAACATAGCTAATGGTGCATACGACTCACCGGTAGATGCAGCGGTGTCTCTTTACCTGGACTTCTTAAATATGTTTACAGCACTCCTCCAGCTTCTTGGAATCTTCGGAAGTGATGACTAA